ATAGCATAATGCTGGAAACCACAGTAACGGAAATTAAGGAGACAAAATCCGGGATCAAGGTAAAATTTGAAGGTAAGAATGCTTCGGAAGGAGAAAAGATTTATGAAAACGTTTTGGTTTCGGTTGGCCGACGTCCAAATTCTGAAGACTTTGGTTTAGAGAATACAACGGTAAAAGTGAATGAAAAGGGTTTCATCGAAATTGATGCCCAGAGACGAACTGCTGAACCATCAATTTATGCAATTGGTGATGTTGCCGGAGAGCCGATGTTGGCACACAAAGCATCTCATGAGGGTCGTACAGCAGTTGAGGTAATCGCAGGTCATAAAGTGGCCTTTGAACCGGCAGCCATTCCTGCCGTTGTTTTTACTGATCCGGAGTTAGCCTGGTGTGGACTAACTGAAAACGAAGCAAAAGAACAAAATATTGAAGTTGAAATTGCCAGTTTTCCCTGGGCTGCTTCAGGAAGAGCAATAACACTGGGGCGCAGTGATGGATTAACGAAATTAATCATCGATCCGAAGTCAAAACAGGTTTTAGGAGTTGGGGTTGTTGGGCCGGGAGCCGGGGAGCTTATCGCAGAAGGTGTATTGGCCATCGAGATGGCTGCGATTGTTGATGATATCAAGTTAACGATTCATCCACATCCAACGTTAACCGAGACAATCATGGAATCAGCAGAGGTTTTTTTCGGTCAGAGCACGCATGTGTATAAGCCAAAGAGGAGATAATCCTCTCAGACTTTAAAA
This window of the candidate division KSB1 bacterium genome carries:
- the lpdA gene encoding dihydrolipoyl dehydrogenase, whose amino-acid sequence is MTDNANSIQLVIIGAGPGGYAAAYLAADLGMKVTLIDKEANPGGVCLYVGCIPSKALLHVAKVITEAEEAKDWGLEFSTPKIDIDKMREWKNQVVGKLTGGLGQMNKQRKVNYIQGSAKFLNNKSLHISKSDGSEEQLTFENAIIATGSRPSVIPSLSIDSPNVLNSTTALEIKKIPKTMLVIGGGYIGLELGTVYAALGTKVSVVEMMPGLLPGADLDLVRQLNKRLSRKFDSIMLETTVTEIKETKSGIKVKFEGKNASEGEKIYENVLVSVGRRPNSEDFGLENTTVKVNEKGFIEIDAQRRTAEPSIYAIGDVAGEPMLAHKASHEGRTAVEVIAGHKVAFEPAAIPAVVFTDPELAWCGLTENEAKEQNIEVEIASFPWAASGRAITLGRSDGLTKLIIDPKSKQVLGVGVVGPGAGELIAEGVLAIEMAAIVDDIKLTIHPHPTLTETIMESAEVFFGQSTHVYKPKRR